The following proteins come from a genomic window of Varunaivibrio sulfuroxidans:
- a CDS encoding GGDEF domain-containing protein, translating into MQSLKKDYTAFKTADQGVPRRAVTPGVAFARKDGNSRDALSDLSNPSACEEPIDGLALGNLSLAAVLLEDEVRSASWMLGEEATMHCIKAAQNVLKAALQQERILAQQTARIGELEKAVDTDILTGLLNRRGFEAELSRILSSARRFDEEGVLVYIDLDAFKPVNDTYGHAAGDEVLRRVGAILRKNVRETDSIGRVGGDEFAVVLTRTDHQNGIRCAKGLDTLLNTAHITWQGQEIPLRASLGYQVYGPHDDGAELLHRADTEMYRCKRSRAGCDNATTGFVTTLVR; encoded by the coding sequence GTGCAATCGCTGAAGAAAGATTACACCGCCTTCAAAACCGCCGATCAAGGCGTGCCGCGTCGCGCCGTGACGCCTGGCGTGGCGTTCGCCCGGAAAGACGGCAATTCACGTGATGCTCTATCCGATTTATCCAATCCGTCCGCATGCGAGGAACCGATCGACGGCCTCGCCCTGGGGAACTTGTCCCTGGCGGCGGTTTTGCTTGAAGACGAGGTCCGCAGCGCCAGTTGGATGCTTGGCGAAGAGGCGACCATGCACTGCATCAAGGCGGCGCAAAACGTTCTTAAGGCCGCCTTGCAACAAGAACGCATTCTCGCCCAGCAAACGGCGCGGATCGGCGAACTCGAAAAAGCCGTCGATACCGACATACTTACCGGGCTTTTGAACCGACGCGGTTTCGAGGCGGAGCTTTCGCGTATATTATCCTCGGCTCGGCGCTTCGATGAAGAAGGGGTTCTGGTTTACATCGATCTGGACGCCTTCAAACCGGTAAACGACACCTACGGCCACGCCGCGGGCGATGAAGTTTTACGCCGGGTCGGCGCTATCCTCCGAAAAAATGTCCGCGAAACCGACAGTATCGGTCGCGTCGGCGGCGATGAATTCGCGGTGGTCTTAACCCGTACCGATCATCAAAACGGCATTCGCTGCGCCAAGGGATTGGACACCCTTCTCAACACCGCGCACATCACATGGCAGGGTCAGGAAATCCCCCTGAGGGCCAGCCTGGGGTATCAGGTCTATGGCCCTCATGACGACGGCGCGGAGCTCCTGCACCGCGCC